The bacterium genome contains the following window.
AAACCGTAACGATTCTCGAGGATTCGGTGCGTCCTTCAAACTCTGCAAGGGGCACCGATACTCTCTTGATTGTAATGTTGTTTTCGAGGTAATTCAAGACTTTGCGTTCCTGAACATCGTCCTGAATCTGCTGCAACTGATCCGGTGTCAGGCGTTGCTTAAAGTCTTCCGCCATTTCATCTTCGAGTGTCGCCAGATTTGCGATTTCCTGATTGATCTCTTCATCCTTCACCCTGAGATCGAACTCCTGAATCAGGCGATTGCGCATCAGGTACCATCGCAGGGTCCAAATTGCAGATGCACGATAATCCTTCCGGAACTTCTCGCGAGCAGACTCATCGCCTTTGCTATGGGATCGCTGCTCGGCTTCCTCGGTCATGCGATCAAGGTAGTTCTCCAACATGCGCGGCGGGACGGGAAAGTCCGATTTGCGCAGCAATTCGTCGGCAGCCATTCGGAACATTTGCTGCCGCGCAGCATGACCGGCACGGGCTTCGATATATCTGCGAAGATCGCTCTTCAGGTCGTCCAGTGTGGCAAGATTGGGATTGACCGAATGGACGAAGGCATCATCCAACTCTGGCAACTCTTTCCGCTGGATATTGCGAATAGTGAGTTGTGCGCGCATCGGCTTGCCTTCTTCCGCGCCAGCGCGCCTGAACTCGACATTAGCGGTTTGATCACAAGTCAGCCCCTTGACTCGCGAAGCAAAATCCTCGCCAAACTGCTGCCTGCTCATGTCAATCGTAATGTCCTTTTGGGAGCGGCCCACGAGTGGAAATCCCGAGTCGTCAAGCTCCTGCAAATCAAATGTAATCACCGAGTGATCGTCAATCGGATCCTCTGTGGGCACAAGCACGGCTTGCGACTCGCGCAGACTCTCCAGCGACGTGACCACGTCTTCGTCACCGGCCTGTGGTTCTTTCAGCTCCACCTCGATAGTCGCCAAATCGGGCAACGGGATCTCAGGCAGTATCTCTACGACCACTCTGAATGTCAGCGGTTGTCCGGGCTCAAAGTTGATTTCGCTCATTTCCCCCGGTGAAATCGGATAGAGCTTCTCCTGATCGAGCGCCGTTCGATAGGCGTCCTGAAGCACTCTTTGGATCGTGTCCTCGGTGACCGCCGGACCATACCTCTGTACAAGAACGTTTCTGGGGACCTTCCCCGGACGAAATCCCGGGATTTTTGCATGTGACTTAATGGCCTCCATCCCCCGCTCCAGCTCCTCTCGCATGAACTCGGCAGGAACGGCGACCTTCAGCTCATGCTGAACATCATTAAGTCTATTGTTTTCAACTGTTAGCTGCAATTTTGCTCCAAAACTTAGAAATTCGTGCGAAAGGGGGGACTCGAACCCCCACATCCTTCCGGATACCAGAACCTAAATCTGGCGCGTCTGCCAATTCCGCCACTCTCGCGCCTAACATGCCATAATACAAAACCATGCGCAAAGGTGCAACCCTCGAATAAGCAAGCTCTTTCAGCATGGGAACGCCTTTACTCTGGATAGGAACATCCTTACATTGTGCGATTCACGGCAACCGGTGAGTAATGAACTCCAAACTCGCGATTCTGTTCCTGACAATTTTCATCGATCTGCTCGGTTTTGGGCTGATCATTCCGGCGTTGCCCTTCTATGCGGAGAGTTTTGGTGCGAGCTTCCTCACAATTGGAGTATTGTCGGCGTCATACAGCGCCATGCACTTCTTGTTCTCACCGCTCTGGGGGCGATTGTCGGACCGTCTCGGACGCCGCCCTGTTTTGCTGATTGGCCTGGCGGGATCTGCAATAGCATTCTTGATGTTTGGCTTAGCAGAAAGCCTGCTCATGCTGTTTGTGGCACGCATTCTGGCTGGAATTCTTTCTAGTGCAACGCTGCCGACTGCACAGGCCTACATCGCCGACACAACATCTGACGCGGATCGCGCCAAAGGAATGGGGCTGATAGGTGCGGCCTTTGGCTTAGGTTTCATTTTCGGTCCGGCTGTAGGCGGCATCTTGACCAAATACGGTTACGGATTTCCGGCACTTGTCGCATCCGGTATGTCGGCTCTGAACTTCATCTGGGCATACTGGAAACTGCCTGAGACTCAGTCTGAACACAGTATTGGAGCTCACCGCTCATTGCTTTCCATCAGCTCACTTCGAGAATTGTTTTCTGTTCCCATGCTCGGAGTCCTGATTGGAGTATTTTTCGTGCAGGTTTACGCGTTTTCTCAGATGGAAGCGACTTTCGCGCTGTTCTGCGAGCACCGACTGTCGCTTGACGCGGTGCACGTCGGATGGATTCTCGCGGAAGTCGGAATCATCTCAGCAATCGTGCAGGGAGCGCTCATGGGCAAACTGGTGCGTGCGTTCGGCGAGGCCCCCTTGGCCAGAACCGGACTACTGCTCATGGCACTTGGCTTAGGAGTTATGGGATTCGTGCAGTCAACGCTGCAGTTGGTAGCGGTCGCCCCGCTGCTTGCGATTGGCTCTGCTCTCATGAATCCCACGATCAATTCACTGATTTCAAAGGCTGCTCCACCGGGCAAACAGGGTCTCACGATGGGTACGGCCCAATCGATTGCCGCGCTCGGTCGCGTGTTCGGCCCGCCAAGCGGAACGGCATTGTTTCAATTCGTCGGGCTTTCCGCACCGTACTGGGTTGGAGGCCTGATGATTGGTGCCGTCGCACTGATCAAGTTAAAGAAGAAGTAGCCGCTATCTGCCCGCAACGAGAATAGAAAGGCCCGGACAATCCGGGCCTTTGTCGTCCATCGGTTGTCAGACTACTCAGCTATCATACTGCCGTAGAAAATGGAGCAGCTCTTCGACGTTCCTTCGTGCTCCAACAAAGAGCGGGACTCGGTCGTGCAGACCTTTGGGAACAACATCGAGGATGGACTGCTTTCCGTCGGTTGAAAGACCTCCTGCCTGTTCGATCACCATCGACATCGGCGAGGCCTCATACAGCAGGCGCAGTTTCCCTTTGGGATTCTTGGGGTCCTTATAGTCAAGGGGATACATGAAAATTCCGCCGTAGAGCAAAGTGCGATGCACGTCTGCAATCATTGACCCGATGTAACGCAAGGAATACGGAGTACCGCGCTCTTTATCTGGTGTGATGATGTGGTCTATGTACCGCTTTACACCCTCACTCCAGTAGTGGTAATTACCCATGTTAATGCTGAAGTACTTGCCATGCTCAGGGATACGCATGTCCGGATGTGACAACAGGAACTCACCAATAGAGGGTTCAAGAGTGAACCCGTTGACACCGTGCCCGGTGGTGTAAACCATCATGGTTGAACTGCCGTAAACGATGTATCCCGCCACCACCTGTTCCCTGCCCGTCTGCAGCAAATCTGCTTCCGTGCCGGGCGTGCCGTCCGGCGAAATCCGCTTGTGAATCGAGAAGATTGTTCCAACGTTGATATTGGCATCAATATTCGAACTTCCGTCAAGCGGATCAAACGCAAGAGTATATTTGCCGTATTGAAACTCTGCAGGAATTGAGATCATCTTCTCCCGCTCTTCGGAGGCCATGCAGCACAATACTCCGGCGTGATCCATGGCTCGATAGATCATGTCATTGGAAATCTCGTCAAGCTTCTGAACGACTTCCCCCTGAATATTCGTATGGCCCGCCACACCCAGAATATCCGAGAGTCCAGCACTGCGAACTTCTTTGGTTATCTGCTTGGCGGCAAATGCGAGTAGGTGCATCAGGCGTGTCAATTCACCTGTTGCCTCGGGATGTTTTGACTGTTGATCTATGAAGTGACGTTCAATCGTGCAGGTGCGTTCGGCACTCATCGGAACCTCGATGCTAAAGTAAGTTCAAGAAATCGGCAAAACGGTGGATGACATGATCCGCCTCACTCAAATAGCGAGGAGGCAAGGTGGTTGTAATCGCTGCAGTGCGCAATCCCGCGGCTTGCGCCGAGCGGATTCCCAGCGGAGCGTTTTCCAGCACCAGACACTCCGACGCATCTAGCCCGGAGTGATGCAGTGCCGTCAGATATGGGTCCGGCGCAGGTTTGCCTTTGCCATATTCGGCGGGAGTAAAGATACTTCGGAACAACCCAAACTCACTCTCTGAAAGCACAGCGTCCATATTGCTGCGAATGGAACCGGTGACAATATCGCAAGCGATGTTTCGGCTCCGCAAGTCTCTGACAAGTTCTGCAGCTTCGGGAATCAATCCTTTCGGGGCGGAGGACCGGTAGAGTGCCCGCTTGCGCTCGATCAATTGGGCCTGCTGTTCCGCAGAGTACTCATAACCCCGCTCAGACAACAGCCGTGATATCGTGTCTTCTGCTTTTTCACCTTCATTCAGCTGAAAATAGAGATCATCCAATTGAATGCCGATTTCGCCCAGAATCTTCTCCCACGCAACGACATGTGCAGGCATCGAGTCAATCAGTGTGCCGTCAAAGTCAAAAAAAACTGCTCGGATCATGGTGTCGGCTTGTTAAAGATTTTCTGCGCACCGTAAGCTCGAACAATCAACCTATCCCACAATCGATCAGGGAGGAATTTGCGCAATAGGACGGCGGCCTTACCGACTGACGTCGTCACGTAGCGTGTGCGCGGGTTGGAACTCCTGGCTATGCTCAGGAGAAGCTCGGCAGTCATCTGCGAAGTCCATGCACCCTCGCGAGAACGCTTTCGGCGTGCCTGTGCGTGTTCGTGTATCCTGTGTTGAAACTCAGGACTGGTGGCACCGGGTTCACTCATTTGCAACTTGGTGACAAAGTCAGTCTGAACGGGGCCGGACAAGACGGAAACAACTTGCACATTGAACGGTCGGCACTCGAGCCGCATGGCATCAGTTAGTGCCTCGAGTGCAAACTTTGACGCCGCATACCATCCTCCCCACGGAAGCACGACACGCCCTGCAACCGAGGAGATGTTAATAATTTTCCCTCTACCCTTTTCCCGCATGTGCGGCAGGACAAGTTGGGCAAGCCGCAGCGGCGCAATCGTATTAACTTCAAGCTGCGCCCTTGCCTGTGCTGCCGTTACCAACTCGATGCCGCCGAACTGCCCGTAACCGGCGTTATTGACCAATACATCAATACTTCCAAATCGCTCCAGCGCAGAATCAACCAAACCCAGCAAATCGTCGTCACGCGTGACATCGCACCGAACCACGAGAGTCTCAAGCGAGCATTGATGCAACTCCTGAAACAGGATTTTTTGCTCGTATTCGTGCCGAACCGTGGCAACCACTCGAAACCCTGCACGTGCAAAGCAGAATGCCGTGGCGCGGCCAATTCCGCTTGAGCAACCTGTGATAACGACTGTTGGTTCCGTGGTCAGTCGACTTCTTCCATTCTTGCAGTGAAGTGCCGCAATACCGGAGCTTCGTAGGTGAGCTTCAGTCCTTTGATTTTCTCGCGATTCTTGTAGAGATCGGCAAGAGACTCTGCAACGTAGGTGATATGCGCGGTCGTGTAAACGCGTCGCGGCACGGCAAGTCGCACCAGCTCCAGCGGCGGAGCGACGTGCTTTCCCGTTTTGGGATCCAGATGTCCGAACATCAGTGAACCGATCTCAACGCCGCGCACACCTGCCTCGCGGTAGAGCGCGACGGTGACCGCAACTCCCGGGAATTGTTCAGCGGGTAAGTGCGGACAAAAGGCTTTCGCATCAATGAACACGGCATGCCCTCCAACGGGACGGACGATCGAAATGCCGGACTCGAGCAGCATTTCACCGAGATATCTCACTTGCGCAGTGCGGTATTGCAAGTACTCGCTCTCCATGCCCTCATAGAGTCCGATTGCGACGGCTTCCAGATCTCGTCCGGCAAGCCCCCCATAAGTTGGAAATCCTTCAATCAGGATAAGTTTCTGCTGGAGTTTGCGCGCGAGATCAAGATCGTTCATGGCGATGAAACCACCGATATTGACAAGCGCATCTTTCTTTGCAGACATCCAGCAGCCGTCTGAGTGACTAAACAACTCGCGGGCGATTTCGATGATTGATTTGCCTTTGTAACCCGGTTCGAATTCGTGAATAAACCAGCAGTTCTCCGCAAAGCGCGCACAATCAATGAAGAACGGTACGCCATATTGCTTGCAGAGACGTGACGTCGCACGGATATTCTCCATGGACACCGGTTGACCGCCCGCCGAATTATTCGTCACCGTCATTACAACCAGCGGGATATTGTCACGATTGGATTTCAGCTCACTTTCCAGTTTGCCGAGATCCATATTGCCTTTCCAAAGGGTCCCGAGCTGCGGATCGTACGCTTCTTTGACTGGCAAGTCAAGCGCCACAGCGTGATTCATCTCGACATTGGCACGCGTAGTGTCAAAGTGCGTGTTCGCAATAACCGTCTTGCCTTTCTCGCAGATGGTCGAGAACAGCAGATTCTCCGCAACCCGACCTTGATGCGTCGGAGTCACAAACGGGAAGCCCGTGATATCACGAACGGCGGCTTCAAACTTGAAGAAGCTCTTCGAGCCGGCATAGCTTTCATCGCCGATCATCAGCCCGGCCCACTGCTGGTCACTCATCGCGCCTGTGCCAGAATCGGTCAAGAGGTCAACGTAAATAGCGTCGGACGGGATTAGAAAAACATTCAATCCTGCACGTCTGAGAAGTTCCTCGCGCTCATCGCGAGTCGTACGGCGGATTTTTTCGACAACTTTAATGCGGAAGGGTTCGGCAGGAAAACGCATGATGTAAAATTAAGCTTAATGAGATACTGTTCGGTTGAGCATCAAAACACAAAACGCCCGGCAGGGCGTGACGATAAACACAAGACTCGCAGCCAGCTCAAACGAGACCTGCGGCCGCAGGTTCACGATCTGGGTTTCCCGTATTTCTCGGCCAAAGCCTCGGCGACGTGCCGCGGAACGAAACTTTCCACGGAGCCACCAAGCCGAGCGACTTCACGCACAATCGAGCTATTGAGATACGTGTACTGTTCTCCCGGCATCAGGAAGACCGTGCTGATGCTCGGCGCGAGCATACGATTTGCCAAAGCTATCTGAAACTCGTAGTCAAAGTCTGAAACGGCGCGCAACCCGCGAATGATGGCAACCGCGTTGTTCTCGCGTGCATAGTCAACCAGCAATCCGCTGCATCTTCCAACTGTAACTCCCGGCAGGTGCGAAGTGGCCTGCTCGATCAGCTTCTGGCGCTCGTCCGTGGAAAAAAGTGGAACTTTTTGGGAATGAATTGCGAGCGTGACAATTACTCGTTCAAACAACGCGGCGGCGCGCTCGATGACATCAAGGTGACCGTAGGTGATGGGATCAAAAGTGCCGGGGTAGATCGCAGTGCGCATACGACGGTCACTGGAGTTTTTTGAAAAAGGTCACCTGCATTCCGTCATCAAGCCGCGTGCAAACTACATCATCCATCATTGACCGGACAATCAAGATTCCACGGCCGTGATCCTGCATAAGGTGATCCGGCGAAGTGGGATCAGGAACGGAGGCGGTGTCAAAACCGGGGCCGTGGTCGCGAACCCTCACGCGCAATCCATCCGGATGACACTCAAGGTCGACGTGCACGGGGATTTCCGCCTGTTCCTTGTGCGCATGGACGATCGCGTTCATCACGAGCTCGGTCACGCAAATTCCGATATCGGCAAGCGCATCCTGCTCAAATCCCATAGACGCAGCACAACTCTCGACGAACTCGTCAACTTTCTCGATTTGATCCACCGAAGAGGGGATAACGAGTTGTTCAGTTCTTAACGGCTGGGTCATATTTCACAATCGACAAGGTCAAATCATCCACAGTCGAATCCGGCGCCTGAAATGCGTGCACTTCATGACTCATTCGCCGGGTCATTTCATAAGCGGAAAGTGTGCGGTAGCGCTGCGCTAACTCCGCGAGCCGTTCAATCCCAAACTCATCACCATTCTCGTTACGGCTTTCCGTAACACCATCCGTATAGAACACCAGCAAGTCACCCGGCCTTAAATGGATCTGGCTCTCCGCATACTTCGCTTCAGGAAGAACACCGAGAATTGGTCCACCGCTGTCGAGCAGTTTCATCTCTTCACCGACCCGGAGCAGCAAAGGGGGATTGTGTCCCGCATTGGCGTAGGTCAAGACGTGGTGTTTGCGGCTGAGTACGCCGTACACCGCAGTCACGAAGCTGTCGGGAGGGTTGCTCTCGACGAGAAACTCATTGACACGGCCAAGGATGGTTTCGATGGCATAATGCGCCCGGGATTCAATGCGAATGCAGGCGCGGAAGTTTGCCATCAGGAGTGCCGCAGCCACTCCGTGGCCTGCGACATCACTCATGACGATCCCGAGGTCGTCGGGAGTGATATTTATGAAGTCGTAGTAGTCGCCGCCCACTTCACTCGAAGGGAAGTTCATTCCACCCAAGTCATAGGGCGCGAATTCCGGCATCGCCTTGGGAAGGAAGCCGGTGTGAATCTTGCGCGCCAAATTGAGTTCCTCTTCAATTCGACGCGTATGGAGCCGCTGGCGATCCGCACGGGCACGCTCCAGCGCGACACCCGCATGACTCGCAAAGGTCTTCAAGATTCGCAAATCACGAACAGAGAACGCGTCCGTCTGGTCGGACTCAAGGTTGAACGCGCCGATCAGTTCGTCACGAACGAAGATCGGCACGGCAAGTTCAGATCGCGTGGTCGGGCGAACCTCGACATAGCGCGGATCCTTTGTCACATCAGGAACGTAGAGCGGTTTACCGGCAAAGACAACGGTCGCGACAATGCCTTCCCCCTGTTTGACGCCCTCTTGAAATTTGGAGTAGACTCTGCGCTTCTGCGTGCCGTGATAGCCCGCAAGCATGTCTACTTCAATAATACCGAGTTCCCGGTTGAAAACAAAGATTCCTGCGGCGTCATATCGGACGACCTGCCGCAGAGACTCAAGGATGGCGCGGAGTACATCGCGAACTTCCGCGGCACTCGAAAGCCGTAGCGAGACTTCTTCGAGTGTGCGGTATTCCTGACGCTCGCGTTCGATTTCGGCCTGCAGACGAAGGTAGTTGCGAGCCTTGGCAAGCGACTCCGTAAGCTTTGCCAAAGACTCGACCTTGGCCGGATCCAAGTGCTGGTCAACCAGATCACCGCTCAGTTCGTTCGCGAGCCGCTCCAGTTCGTCAAGACTCTGGAGTGTCCGTTCAACATCTCGAGGCGAATCAGTCATAGGAGAGTGAACAGCCACAGTCAGGCGAAGGGAGATTTACGATTTAGCTGAAGCTTTTGATGGCGGCATCGACGCTGTCGTGACTATCAAAAACCGAATTCAGCTTGGTGATGACCAGCAGGGACTGAATCTTGTCGGTGGTGCGCGCAAGCTTCATTTCGGCACCGGCATTCTTGAGCGTCGTGTATGCAGAAACAAGCAACCCGATTCCCGAGCTGTTCATCCACTCGACTTCGCCGAGATCAATTACAACTCGCTTGTGGCTGCTTGCCAGAGCGTGTTTCATGGCATCGTGAAACTGAGCGGATTCGGGTCCACCCATGATCTTTCCCGACAGCCCGACGATATAAATGCCGTTCTGATCGGACGTTTTGACCTTCATGTTGCAATAACTCCTTGTGCAGGTTCCGTATCTTAAAATTCTATAATCGGACTTGAGAACTTAATGTGCCGGCGGCATCTGCCGCTTGCAGACTTCGAGTGCCGACGTCACAGTAGGCTCGAAGCTGAACACGTTGTCGAAGCGGGTTAGTCGAAGGACGGTCATGACCTTCGGAGAGCAACCGGAAAGCACCAGCAACCCGCCACGATTCTTCATTGTGGTGTATGCGGAAACGAGCTGTCCGACTCCCCAACTGTTCAGCCATTCGACGTCGGAAAGGTCTATGACGGCACTCTTGCAGCCACCTTCCACTGCATCTCGCACGAGCGTATGAAACTCCTTTGGTTCCATACCGCCCATCATTTTACCGGCGAGCTCGACTATTAACGTGTCGTTGTCCCGACGCGTACTAACGCTGAGCATGACGATGAATCACTCCTGATTGGGACTCAAACTGGATTGTGCTATTCCGGCGCGCGAGTCCGGCGCAGATCGAGCAACGCATCCACAAAGAAGCGCTTGGTGGGATCGTGATCCGGATGCAGACGGATGGCTTTCAGGGCCGCAATTTCACTCTCCGTCGGGTTCATCAGCAAGAGCTGTTCGCGGTCCTCGAGAAACTCCTGCAAGCCGCGATAGACGTAGCCCTGTTCCGGAGTGTACGTGATGTGCCGGAAAGCCTCTCGCCCGAGGATTAGCTCCTCGATGCTCAAGTTCAGACCGGAGGATATCTTCTCGAGAAACTCCAGCGTAGGCGATGAACGGCCATTCTCAACCAGCGACAGGTAGGAGCGGTTGACGTGGACGAGTGAAGCCAGTGCCTCCTGTGACATCCCGGTTTGCTTGCGGGCCGCACGAATCAGGGGGCCAATGTCGAGTGGGTATTTTCCTATGGGTGACATAGCCTAAAGATAATAAGCTCTCGGCAGATTGTCAACAAGCCTGAATACGGATTACATATGCGTCGAACATATTGCTCAGAATCCAATGGCCGCGCCAGTTCCTCTGCTGTCGGCGGCGCCCTGCCATCCTCCCCGCAACGTGTCAGCCAAAATAGCTTGAACACGGGACTTAGCTGGACCAATCTCGATGATGTGGCCGCGTTCGGAGAGTCCTCGCTGAACATCGAACGTGTGTTCAGGCTCCATGAAGAGGCGATCAGGCGTCCACTGAGCATGAATTCTGGGGAGGTCAACGGACTGCTGAATGTCCAGCCCGTGATCCACCGAATTCAGGATTGCCAGCAGGGTCGCCGTGATGATTCTTGGCCCGCCCGCTCCGCCCGCCAGCATGTACGGCCTGCCGTCGCGCAAGAGGACAGTCGGAGTCATGGATGACAAGGGCTTCTTGCCCGGCTCGATCTCGTTTGCTGCCTTGCCGACCAACCCGAAGTAGTTCGCCTTTCCAGGTTGGGTGACAAAGTCATCCATTTCGTTATTCAGGAGTATCCCCGTGCCCGGAACAGTTATGCCGGTTGCGAACGGAGTGTTCACCGTGGCAGTCACCGACACCGCATTGCCATCGGCATCAACCACACAGAAGTGGGTCGTATGGTGTTCAATCCGCGACTGAAACTCCCATGCGGCGCCGGGCGCGGGATTGCTGAAATGCGAGGTTCGTGAAATCGCCTTGCGCAGCGTGTCGGCATATGCCTTATGAATCAACGCGCTGACTGGAACAGGCGTGAACGCCGGATCTCCCAAGAACTCCGCGCGGTCGGCAAAGGCGAGGTTCATAGCCTCGGCTACCAAGTGCAAGGCCTCTGACGAGCCGGCACCGAGATAAGAGAGCGGAAATCCCTCCAGAATATTCAGGATTTGCAGCAGGTGAACGCCGCCTGAACTCGGCAGCGGCATGGTCACGACGTCAAACCCGCGATAGCTTCCGCGTAGAGGCTCAAGCCTGACGGCCCGATACGAGGCTAAGTCACGTTCACCGATTATTCCCCCGCTTCGCTCCATAAACTTTACGAAGCGGCGCGCGGTTTCACCGGAATAGAAGTCTGCGGCACCATGAGTCTGCATGCGGCGCAGCGTCTCCGCCAAGTCGCGTTGCACGAAACGCTCTCCGCTCGCGTAAGGCGCGCCCCATTCGTTGAAGTAGACCTCCAGCGAACCCGGGTCAGCCGCAAGGCGGTCCGCATAGACTTTTAGGACTCCGGAATAGTAGTCATTGACGATGAATCCGGTGTCCGCAAGTGATGCCGCAGGCTCCAGCAATTGCGAAAATGGCAACGTCCCGAAGTCCTGTGCCAGCAAGTCGAGCGCGGCGACTTCACCCGGCACACCCGCCGCGAGCGAGGAGTAGAGAGACAAATCTGTGCGATCTGAATCTTTGCGCGGCACGAACATCAGCCGTGACGCGCGACTCGGTGCAACTTCCCGTCCATCGATTGCCGCGGAACGGCCGTCCGCCATGTGCACGACGATGAAGCAGCCGCCTCCGATACCACTTGAGTATCCTTCCGACACTCCGAGTGCGAATGCGACCGCGACGGCTGCATCGGCGGCATTCCCGCCTTCCTTCAGGATTTGCAGTCCGGCACGCGTTGCATGCGTGTCGGCGCTTGCGATCATGACGTTCGGAGCGTAGGCCGGCTTGCGTGTTGCGGCCCACGTGACCGACGAGCAAACCAGCAGAACAAATGTTATCGAGACGCAAAGGCGGTTAGACAACAAGTAAGTCCTCACGGCAGCGCAACGACCTGATAGAATCCGATCGGCACATCCAGCGCATCAACGTGAGTATACGAAGTTGAGCCGGTCGTTCCGATAATCGTGGGCAACCCTCCGGTTTCATAGTAGAAAAGAACATCATACGAGGAAGCGCCTGCAACGGGCTGCCAGCGAAGCAAGATGTTCTCGCCGTCCGGGTAGATAGTCAGCTCGGCCGGAGCATCGAGCGAGACATCCGCAGACACGGAGATGGGTATCGTTATCTCAGCCGAGCGAGGATCATTGCTGCGAACAATCAGTCCGCTAAGACTGGGCATGCCACAGAGCTCGGGACCGAGGAAATGCAGCCGCAGTGTGTCCGCCGAGTTAGGAGCAACAACTCCACTTGTGGGAAGCACAGACACCCAACGGGGACCGAGCGCGAAACGCCGAGCTTCGTTGCTTGCGACACCGGCTTGGTTATTCAAAACGGTCAAGCCCACAGACTTCGCGGCATTCTGGATTCCGATGGTCGCGCTGGTCAGCCGAATTGTTCCCATGTTTCCGTAGAACACGCGACATTCACCCCACGCGGTCAACAGCAGCTGGAAGTTGTATGTGCCTTGTGTCGGGGCCGTGCCTGCGCGAATATTCTCAAAGTGCACTGCGGCAGAGTCGAGACCGTTGTTCCAATAGCGCACGTTCGTTCCGGCAAGCTGCGGCTTCAAGTCATCCCACCAGGGGAAGATCGCCGCCGCCGGCGCACTCGCAGAAGGAAGCGACGTGTTGAGATATGCCGTGCTGGTTGAGTCGATGAAGCTCACCCAGCCGTTCGCGTTGATCCAGATCCGGTCATACAGTTCTCCGTAGAACGGGAACTCAAAGGGCAGCGAGTACGGACCACGTGACAAATCACCTTCACCTTCGACCCACGTTAGCGGCGTACCCAACGCACCAATCGGCAACCACGTGTAGGCGGGACCGCAGGCATCATCGGAGTCCTGCCAGCGATAGCCGAAGGAATCGGGTCCGCCCGTGTCGGTAGCCGCCGTTCCGTTCTGGAAAATCACAGAATAGACAAGATCGGAACCACCGGCATTATTGATGATGACGTTGCGGTCGGTGGTGCTATTCGTATCCATCGCCACCAACACGAGGTCGGGATTGGGACTAATGGTCGGTGCGGTTCCCAACGTGACGTCGTCCACAAACCAGCCTTCGTCCGTGACAAACCCGTCGCTCGTCTGGCGGAACTTGATACGGACAATACTTCCCGGTCCGAATTGCGCCAGCGGCACAGTAACCGATTCAAAGGTGCCGTTGTTGCCCGTGAAAGGTCCGGCGA
Protein-coding sequences here:
- the coaD gene encoding pantetheine-phosphate adenylyltransferase is translated as MRTAIYPGTFDPITYGHLDVIERAAALFERVIVTLAIHSQKVPLFSTDERQKLIEQATSHLPGVTVGRCSGLLVDYARENNAVAIIRGLRAVSDFDYEFQIALANRMLAPSISTVFLMPGEQYTYLNSSIVREVARLGGSVESFVPRHVAEALAEKYGKPRS
- a CDS encoding ATP-binding protein, whose protein sequence is MTQPLRTEQLVIPSSVDQIEKVDEFVESCAASMGFEQDALADIGICVTELVMNAIVHAHKEQAEIPVHVDLECHPDGLRVRVRDHGPGFDTASVPDPTSPDHLMQDHGRGILIVRSMMDDVVCTRLDDGMQVTFFKKLQ
- a CDS encoding SpoIIE family protein phosphatase — encoded protein: MTDSPRDVERTLQSLDELERLANELSGDLVDQHLDPAKVESLAKLTESLAKARNYLRLQAEIERERQEYRTLEEVSLRLSSAAEVRDVLRAILESLRQVVRYDAAGIFVFNRELGIIEVDMLAGYHGTQKRRVYSKFQEGVKQGEGIVATVVFAGKPLYVPDVTKDPRYVEVRPTTRSELAVPIFVRDELIGAFNLESDQTDAFSVRDLRILKTFASHAGVALERARADRQRLHTRRIEEELNLARKIHTGFLPKAMPEFAPYDLGGMNFPSSEVGGDYYDFINITPDDLGIVMSDVAGHGVAAALLMANFRACIRIESRAHYAIETILGRVNEFLVESNPPDSFVTAVYGVLSRKHHVLTYANAGHNPPLLLRVGEEMKLLDSGGPILGVLPEAKYAESQIHLRPGDLLVFYTDGVTESRNENGDEFGIERLAELAQRYRTLSAYEMTRRMSHEVHAFQAPDSTVDDLTLSIVKYDPAVKN
- a CDS encoding STAS domain-containing protein, yielding MKVKTSDQNGIYIVGLSGKIMGGPESAQFHDAMKHALASSHKRVVIDLGEVEWMNSSGIGLLVSAYTTLKNAGAEMKLARTTDKIQSLLVITKLNSVFDSHDSVDAAIKSFS
- a CDS encoding STAS domain-containing protein; this encodes MLSVSTRRDNDTLIVELAGKMMGGMEPKEFHTLVRDAVEGGCKSAVIDLSDVEWLNSWGVGQLVSAYTTMKNRGGLLVLSGCSPKVMTVLRLTRFDNVFSFEPTVTSALEVCKRQMPPAH
- a CDS encoding helix-turn-helix transcriptional regulator; the encoded protein is MSQEALASLVHVNRSYLSLVENGRSSPTLEFLEKISSGLNLSIEELILGREAFRHITYTPEQGYVYRGLQEFLEDREQLLLMNPTESEIAALKAIRLHPDHDPTKRFFVDALLDLRRTRAPE
- the ggt gene encoding gamma-glutamyltransferase, whose amino-acid sequence is MSNRLCVSITFVLLVCSSVTWAATRKPAYAPNVMIASADTHATRAGLQILKEGGNAADAAVAVAFALGVSEGYSSGIGGGCFIVVHMADGRSAAIDGREVAPSRASRLMFVPRKDSDRTDLSLYSSLAAGVPGEVAALDLLAQDFGTLPFSQLLEPAASLADTGFIVNDYYSGVLKVYADRLAADPGSLEVYFNEWGAPYASGERFVQRDLAETLRRMQTHGAADFYSGETARRFVKFMERSGGIIGERDLASYRAVRLEPLRGSYRGFDVVTMPLPSSGGVHLLQILNILEGFPLSYLGAGSSEALHLVAEAMNLAFADRAEFLGDPAFTPVPVSALIHKAYADTLRKAISRTSHFSNPAPGAAWEFQSRIEHHTTHFCVVDADGNAVSVTATVNTPFATGITVPGTGILLNNEMDDFVTQPGKANYFGLVGKAANEIEPGKKPLSSMTPTVLLRDGRPYMLAGGAGGPRIITATLLAILNSVDHGLDIQQSVDLPRIHAQWTPDRLFMEPEHTFDVQRGLSERGHIIEIGPAKSRVQAILADTLRGGWQGAADSRGTGAAIGF